The nucleotide window AATCCATCAGACTGCAAAACGAACAAGGCTTTTAATACATTTAAGGCAAGGCCAGGCCCGGATTAGTCTAATTCAGCCCAACCCACCTGGCCCATTGGACTTGGCCCCGTCATCTTCTTAGGAACAGCTATGAATCCCCGTCGCCACACTGCTTTTTCTATCATTTCTTACTGGACAGTCCAACCCGTCGAAAACTTTATCAAGTGCCAAAATCTATATCATCTACTTCATCATACAACAAATGTGCTAGAGATGAATATGATCCATATTTAAATCAAAAGACGAAGCATAAGAGAGATACAAGAGTAATTTTTAATCATCACCCCAAGCTTCATCTCTCAATTTTTGCCTCGTAGTAATGCGATTCTTTCTAGCTTCTTCCTGGCTTTTTAGGTCTCGGGAGCCAAAAGCTGTAGAAGAAAACTTCAATCCCATTCCTTGGGCAATCAACCTTTCAGCAGTTCTCACTGATGTCTGTGGCCTTTGACAAGGAGGTTCCAAATCTTAAAAGTAAACAACATACATTCAGCGTCAGTTATTCAGTATCAACAATCAGTCCAGTCAGATCAAAGACAAGGATAACCTACAACTGGCCTAAAATGAAGGAGGAAAAGCAAAAGATACTAGTTTGAGAAGATATCGACGGCTGACTATTACACTGGGATCTTTAATTTTCACcattaaattttgaaattcgAATTAGCTGAAAATAAGTAATTAAACCCTGTACTGCGTGTCTCCGCAAAAGAAATTCTTCCATTCAAGTGATCTCTCCATAAAAAGTAATAATGAATGAACCATGCTCCGTCTGTTGGCCAAAAGGGATATGTTGAGTATTATGTCTATATCAGTGACTACCAGATAAGAAGACTTAACGATGCAGCAAAATCTACAGATGAGGATAGTTAACAATGCAGCAAAATCGGATCAGGCAAAAGAATTAAGCAGGAGTTTCTAGAGAAGCATACTGAATAAATCAGAAGCCACTCGTACCATAACCCTGGAGCTGATAAGGGGAAGCCTACAATCTAAAATCTAAATATGAGTATTGATGGATTTTCACTATTCCATTTAAAACCGATTGCGTCAACAGAGAATTTCAGAGAAGGGATTCAGAGTGATGCCACGGCATGAAATTACTGCCACTATAAGAGAGCGAAGATGGCAGATCTTTTGTATGTAAATTGGAATTTATACAGAATGCTGAAAGATAAGAAGCTACCTCCTGATGAGATTGAGCTCATGAGGATATCATTCTCATCGAGTATACGTACTGCGAACGGACATTGAACAGAGTTGAACGCCTCAAGAGCTACATAGAAGAATAAGATTGTCAATCAACCAAATTTGCAGCAGGATAATAACCAGTGTTAAGAAAATCAAGTGAGATGAGATGATTGAGTAGACAATAATGAGTACCTTTACATATCCAAGCTTAGCTTTTAAGCATCGAAAGCTTTTTTCTATGAAATATAGTGACACTCATCTATTGCaatattgtttatttgtttaatatCAACTGAATGCACCAAGTAGTTCATGTGCCATTAACAAAAGTGATATATAGGATAAAAGCCGAACCAACTCCGCATGGTGCATGAGTAGAAGCAGATGGAAATTCTTATTAGCCAGAAGAAAAGGGATCCATATGCCAACTACTGAGATAATATAGCAGCAAACCACAACCCTCAGTTTTGTTTGATATAAAAGAAAACGGATAAAACTCCTTTTCAGCTAAAATGAAAATGGATCTAGAATACCAGATTCCACATCATCAAGGCTATCATAAGAATTTCCAACTTATCAAGCCAAcaaagttagaattccaagtCAATAAACACTTTTTCCAATTAATTTGACCCCATCTGCATACCATTAAGACACTACACGGGATCATTCTCAACAAATAACGACGACTTCCTATATGAAAAAAATAACCAGGAAATGAGGTACTAACAATATTTAACTGGTTTTATAGATTTAACATCGTGTAACTGATAAAAATAGTAAAAACTGTAATTACCAATTGATGGTGTTCTAAATACAGCAAGGGCTGTCGTGTCATTGACCCAACGAATAGCGAACCCACGATCGCTGAACTCCTGAAAAAGCTTCTCCAGATCAAATGTGCTCATAGTTGGAGAAAAATCGGCCAAAACGAGAACATGTTTGGTACCATATTTTGCtgtattcaaaaagaaaaaaaaaatcagacctTTCAAATTATTTACATACAAGAACACAATAATATTCAAGCCTCCAACCTGAAGATCATGCCTATTATTGATGGCAGTCTCTTCTCTTGTTGTAGTCATGAAACAAATTCTGTCTCTCTTTTTGGttatgtttttaaatttttaaaaaatagatatGTCGcaggcaccaagggggtgccacCTAAGAGATACAAAGAAGATAAATCCATCAATTCTCTAAGGTAAAATACACTGAAAACACAAAACACGCCCATGAGTACCAGAacccaagagcactaaatcaaCTGTCTGGAATATATCCCAATTGAGACTCAATGCCTTAGAAAGGTCTCTCAGTTTAAGGTTCCTTTGTGTCACTTAAAGGTATTTAAAACAACAGAGGGAGAACAAAAAGGAAcactaaggtaaagatgaatgTCCTTCAGCAATACAAGGCAAAATTTCCAACAGATAGAATGGTTTTCGAAATGTTTGTGTTCCTAGAATTTCATATCATCTCGATCTAGCTCAGTCACAAAGTATATAGATTCTATCATACATGGGAAGAGGCACGCAGTCGAGAAAAATATATCAGAACACTCATCAATATAAAAGGGCAGGACACATTATTGGCATGAGCATGGAATAAACTCAAAAGCAATTACCATATACTCTTCTGTTTTCCGAAAACTCCCTGCCTGTAAtttattccaaagcataaacaaTATATAGTGTACATCAACATGCTATACACAAGTCCGGTAATGTGCACTATATTTAAGAAGTATATTTTTTAGAGCATCCcaaattgaaagagaagaagaaagtgtATTTTCAGGAATATAACTAAACAATGCACTGGAAAAAAAAGTAAGTCGTGAAACTGATAACACTGTCCACCAAAATATAGCATCATCACTTAAACTAAGAAACAAACAGCTCCAAAGGGTAAATTAGCTTATTAAAAACAAGGAGTGAAACGAATTTAAGAACATCATAGATTTATATGTATGAAAACTGATTCAAACTGAGTGAGAGCAAATGGCTTACAGTGTTTTAGTGGAGTGTTCTCCTCTTTTAGACTGGAAACACTTTCAGTGTTTACATCATCAAGAATAGAGTAATCAACTGGTTGTTCACTATACAATTCGTGTTTCGTGTATGCAAATGTACCCCTTCCACGTCGCTTAGGGGTCTGACTTTTGGTTTCTTCTAATGTAAGATTTGATACTCCAGGTAAGCATTGTGAGGAAAGCAATTCTTCAGGATCACGATCTGCAATAGCCTCCCAATCTGTGGTTTTCACAAAACCATTTACTTCACAAAAATCTAACTCCTTAATtgtgaaaaacaatgaattaaaatttcaaagcctcaaagGTATGAGTTTAAGAACTTCAAATCACCACTAACAAGTAATCTAAATAGACAAAAAGCAGTTACGTTGTGGTTCTTAAGTGCACCTAACAATGGAAGACCAATAGAATTGAAAGAGTTTAGCTTATGTAACAGCATTACAATAGAACTGAAAGAGTTTAGCCAAGTCATTattacaaaatcaaaaccctaaaaaactgCAGCAATATTACAACTACAAGTGATGATGCCAGGACTtgaatttttattgataatgCAACTTCTATTTCTTTTTCGCCTCTTCAAAAAATTCCATCAACTACATGGAAAATCCCTAATCAATCATAAAATAATCTGTGGTTTTCTTTTAATTCTGGTTATTCTCCCGCTTCTGGCAACTAACTGGTGGTTCTAATGCTCTAGCCAAAAATACTGCAGCTAACCCTTCTTATTGCAGGAGAAAATCAGCATTAAATCCTAAATTAGTATGCGAACAGATATTAAATATGAAACAACACAAATAGCATAAGATATTTTTTCCAGGGGGAGCATAGGCAGCTTTAAGATTTTCAGCCAAGAAGTCTAGGCATATTTACTGATAATGTTTGTGAAGACTTCAATGATTTGAATTCATACACTCGAATTGTGAAGACTAGTCTTATATTCCAAGAAAGATTTCATCACAAAGCATTAACGATTCTCCTGATGTCAGAAGGGCTAAATAATGTGGTAAACTAGGCTTTGACAATGGTATACGCAGTAAACTGGAAGTAATCAACAACAAAGACAAAAGCAAAGAGCAATGGCAATCTACCCTCTTCTGCAGCCCCGTCATCTGTAGTCTCTTCATAATTCGGATCGCCAGTTGATCTTACACGATGTCCTTTTACAACGAACAGAAGGACAAAGACAAAGATCTCAGCAACATTAACGAAGGTAACACATATGGCGATATTATAACTAATAGACTGCAAACGTAAGATAAAAAGGCTAAAAAACACAAGGAAATAAAACTGTACCATCACCAGAGACCGATAAATTATTGCAATCCAAACCAACACCAGAGGACGATGCCTCATCTTCTTTTCTCGAATCTTCGTCCACATTCTGTACAGAACTGAGAAAAAACACACGAAACATATAGTTTAGGGTGTCGAAGATCTAAACCAAAAGGGGGGATTAAAAAAAGGAATGAGAGGAGTACCTGGAATGGCGGTTGCGGATGGCGCGTTGTTTGAGCACGGAAGCGCGAGAGAGTAGTTCGTCCGATTTGAGTGAGAATGATCTGGAGGAGTAGAGTTTAGCCAGGTCAGTGAGAGCGGACGCCAGTAAGAGATCCGCCGTCTCGGAATGTGTTAGGGTTTCGAGCTTCAAAACGACCGACTCGAGCAGAGCGATAGCCTGCTCAGAGTCACCGGAAGCCAACAGATCCTCCACCCGCTCACTCCAATTTTGGTGATTGGGGTTTTCGTTAGTTCCTTCTTCTACTGGTTTTTCCATTGTGACCGACTTTGATCGATCTATTCGTCGTTGTAGTCTACTGACTCgaataaatatttcatttttcaactATTTTATTGGCCTGGACTTTAACGCAGCATAAAAAAGCCCACTACTGGGCCTTGTGTTGGCCCAGATTTCATTTAGTAACTAATTTGGTATTTTCTGTTCCTAACAAATGCTTTTATCTTATTTGGTAGCTTGTATTGGGCGTTCCTGGGGTGGGGTGATTCGGGTCCCCGCTCAGGATCCcacttttgaaaaaatattaataatataatagCTCCAAATCCATCTAAACCAAAAAGGACTCGTAGGCAAGTGCAGTCTTCACCAATTCGAGCTAGGGAAAAAAGTTCTACTAAAAATCTGAGTCCTGTGTCATGTATTCTGACCTTCATGCTTCGTTACTACAAGTGATTTATGGTCTATATCATACAAAGACCATATCCGAAGCATGCATTTAGTGATCTACAGTAGAAAACAACTAAAGAAATGGCGAGAGCAAATGTGCATGCATgcgcgcgcgcacacacacacacagatatatatagagagagagagagagagtgtgtgtgtgggaCTGACATATGCAGATACAAATCAGTTAAGAGGAAATTGAGACATATAAGGGTTTTATTTCCAATCTATATCCAGTACCCTcaaaatgtatatataaataacaatcatcaacaattaaCCTAAACAATCTACACAAAGTAAGAGTACTTGTAATATTGTACTCAGCGAGCATAACTAGGCTTATACTAATTGTACTGCTTTTGCCTCTCCTTTATTAGTTCTAGGAAGAACCAGAAGATCAATCAGGAGGTAATATTCAAACGTCGATGGACTAATCACCCTTCCAGTATTGTTTTCATTGCCTCAGGCCACAAAGTCTGGCAACAATTGTGCAACAAACCGCTTCCTGTTCTGAGCTTCAATGCCTTCTAACCCAGGAGTACTAGAATGTGAATTCTGTGCATTATTATTTATCCCAAAAAAGTCAGTAGCATTGGCAATTCCCGTGTCAAGTCTCCCCAACTGAATATTCTGTCCGGACATGAAGTTATGTTGGCTTGCAGAGAAAGAAGATAGATTATTCTCACTTAGTCCAAGAGTAAGTGAAACATTGCCATTCCCCTTAAACCTGGGCCCCAACTGTTCAGGACTAAAATAAGCACCaaacccaccaccaccatcatcattgGCATTTGTTACTAAGGAGTAGCTACTATCCTTGTTTTCCATTGAAAGGATACTAATTGGAGAGTTCTGCAGCATGATAtcattgccttttcttttctttagtgTACTTAACTGGGTTGTTCCATCCAATTCAGCTGACCTAATAATGTTGAAGCCTTGTTGCGGTTGAAGAGATCCTCCGATGTGGGATGTTGAGATTGTAGAGTTTGAAAATTCAGTTGGAGAGGAGGAGTTTGGGTTCTGCTGGTTCTTTAGCTTTTCTGGCGGTGCCTCAGATTGACGTGCCTTTGTACCAAGAATACTCTTGTGCTGCTCATTGTTGCTCGCGCTTGCATGATCCGCAGAACCATTTTTGTCTTGCTCCTTCGTTTCTTCCACGTACATTTCTTCAATCATTGGCTTCCATAGTCGAACCCTCGCATTTATAAACCAATTGGACACCTACAATATATCAAACAACACAATATTATATATTGTAATAATTGGTGAATATATATTGTTCATCTCTTAGAAGTATTAGTGTAATTAACCTGGCCCCTAGTAAGCCCTGCTTGTTTGGCAAGTATGACTTTGTCCGAGTCCTTCGGATAGCTAcagaaacaaaaattacaataaaataAGCATAAGCAAATAAAAATGTCATACCCTAGCAGCTGGTGTCTCAATTATTCCAGTTGCTGAGTTGTACACATacgatttcatgtgcatcatataGGTACATGTGAAGCCTACAAATTCacttacggggcatttggttgtcAATTcaatgagtgtgagtgtgagtgtgagtgtgaggcgagtgtgagatgaacattatcatgtttggtatgaaatgaagagtgagcatgagtattagaattttaattgtataatttTCATACTATCCAATTTTttgaacataaaaataaaaataaattaatttaatggttgtgataCTTCTTAATAATGGATATAATAGTCTTTTGAttatcaaactcattctcctTTGTGGAGATTAGCAAATCTCACCATTTTAGTGAGCTTGGCTAATCTTCATAAGGAGAGAACAAGGGTGTGATGAGTTTGGGATTCCACCCTCTCAAACTCAA belongs to Tripterygium wilfordii isolate XIE 37 chromosome 2, ASM1340144v1, whole genome shotgun sequence and includes:
- the LOC120006360 gene encoding coiled-coil domain-containing protein R3HCC1L-like, whose protein sequence is MEKPVEEGTNENPNHQNWSERVEDLLASGDSEQAIALLESVVLKLETLTHSETADLLLASALTDLAKLYSSRSFSLKSDELLSRASVLKQRAIRNRHSSSVQNVDEDSRKEDEASSSGVGLDCNNLSVSGDGHRVRSTGDPNYEETTDDGAAEEDWEAIADRDPEELLSSQCLPGVSNLTLEETKSQTPKRRGRGTFAYTKHELYSEQPVDYSILDDVNTESVSSLKEENTPLKHSKYGTKHVLVLADFSPTMSTFDLEKLFQEFSDRGFAIRWVNDTTALAVFRTPSIALEAFNSVQCPFAVRILDENDILMSSISSGDLEPPCQRPQTSVRTAERLIAQGMGLKFSSTAFGSRDLKSQEEARKNRITTRQKLRDEAWGDD